A single Methylobacterium sp. 17Sr1-1 DNA region contains:
- a CDS encoding methyl-accepting chemotaxis protein, which produces MISRIGNRIQLITVTALVGMTLLIGLAAWDLSRSVTDAREIQTRNLVETAHSMLGYFEREERSGRMSRDAAQRAAIAAVRELHYAGTEYFWIQDMQPRMVFHPKAELIGRDVGAMTDPNGKQLFSEMIAQVKRSGAGFVPYMWSKPGADIPVAKISYVQGFAPWGWIIGSGIYADDTASQLQPTLIRLFGSAAVVACVLAVLAMLIGRGVTRPLRALTEVMEGLASGDLARSVPRSTRADEIARMISAVRVFKDNLIRTRTLEEENAQARLAAEEQRKAGMRQMADGFEAAVGSIIGMVSSAATELQATAKTMTATANETASQSNSVAAAAEDAASNVSTVAAAAEELGSSVQEIGRQVNGSAQLAQAAVDEAAQTTELVQELSGAVAKIGDVVTMISTIAGQTNLLALNATIEAARAGEAGRGFAVVASEVKALARQTARATEEIAGQIARIQGSTGQAVSTISSIAVRIREISGVSTTIAAAVEEQGAATHEIVRNVAQAAMGTTAVTGNIVGMASAAEETGAAARQVLGAASELSHQSEHLAAEVGRFLATVRAA; this is translated from the coding sequence ATGATCTCCCGCATTGGCAACCGCATCCAGCTCATCACTGTGACTGCCCTGGTCGGCATGACCCTGCTCATTGGCTTAGCCGCTTGGGATCTCTCGCGGTCCGTTACCGACGCACGCGAGATCCAGACGCGCAACCTCGTTGAGACCGCCCACAGCATGCTCGGGTATTTCGAGAGGGAGGAGCGCTCAGGCCGCATGAGCCGTGACGCCGCGCAGCGGGCCGCCATCGCGGCGGTTCGGGAGCTGCACTACGCGGGTACAGAGTATTTCTGGATCCAAGACATGCAGCCGCGCATGGTCTTCCACCCCAAAGCGGAGCTGATCGGCCGTGACGTCGGCGCGATGACCGATCCGAACGGGAAACAGCTTTTCTCCGAGATGATCGCGCAGGTGAAGCGGTCGGGCGCCGGCTTCGTTCCCTATATGTGGTCGAAGCCCGGCGCCGATATCCCAGTTGCCAAGATCTCATACGTGCAGGGCTTCGCACCCTGGGGCTGGATCATTGGATCGGGCATCTACGCCGACGATACGGCATCTCAATTGCAACCGACTTTGATCCGGCTGTTTGGCAGTGCCGCCGTTGTGGCCTGTGTCCTCGCTGTTCTGGCGATGCTAATCGGACGGGGGGTTACGCGTCCGCTTCGCGCTCTGACCGAGGTCATGGAAGGGCTCGCCTCAGGCGATCTCGCTCGTTCGGTGCCGCGGTCTACACGAGCCGACGAGATCGCGCGTATGATCAGTGCGGTTCGGGTGTTCAAGGACAACCTTATCCGCACGCGTACACTGGAGGAAGAGAACGCACAGGCGCGGCTTGCTGCCGAGGAGCAACGTAAGGCGGGCATGCGGCAGATGGCCGACGGCTTCGAGGCTGCGGTCGGCAGCATCATCGGCATGGTCTCTTCCGCGGCGACAGAGTTGCAGGCCACCGCCAAAACCATGACGGCCACAGCCAACGAGACGGCGAGCCAGTCCAACAGCGTGGCGGCGGCTGCAGAAGACGCGGCCTCCAACGTCAGTACAGTCGCGGCCGCGGCCGAAGAACTTGGTTCGTCCGTTCAGGAGATCGGCCGGCAGGTCAACGGCTCGGCTCAGCTCGCCCAGGCTGCGGTGGACGAGGCGGCTCAGACGACCGAACTCGTGCAGGAACTCAGCGGGGCGGTGGCCAAGATCGGCGATGTGGTCACGATGATTTCAACCATCGCCGGGCAGACCAACCTGCTAGCCTTGAACGCCACAATCGAGGCGGCACGCGCTGGCGAGGCCGGTCGAGGGTTTGCGGTCGTCGCTAGTGAGGTAAAGGCGCTGGCCAGGCAGACGGCGCGGGCTACTGAAGAGATCGCAGGTCAGATCGCCCGGATACAAGGCTCCACGGGTCAAGCTGTGTCGACCATCAGCTCGATTGCCGTGCGAATTCGGGAGATCAGCGGAGTGAGCACCACCATCGCTGCAGCGGTGGAGGAGCAGGGTGCGGCCACGCATGAGATTGTGCGCAACGTGGCACAGGCTGCGATGGGCACCACCGCTGTGACGGGCAACATCGTGGGTATGGCCAGTGCGGCTGAAGAGACGGGTGCAGCTGCTCGTCAGGTTCTCGGGGCAGCTTCAGAGCTATCGCACCAGTCCGAACACCTTGCTGCCGAGGTTGGGCGTTTTCTCGCAACGGTCCGAGCAGCCTGA
- a CDS encoding response regulator: MTQPPATSAPYALVVDDDALVRMTAADILEDAGFQTLEASTGDEAIALLAEKHATIALLFTDVQMPGSRDGYAVARETADLWSHISIVVASGRAYPAPGDMPDGAVFINKPFSAKVVRAHLNEILPDGQKPQLLRED; the protein is encoded by the coding sequence ATGACCCAGCCACCTGCCACGTCCGCACCTTACGCCCTCGTGGTCGATGATGATGCTCTGGTTCGTATGACGGCAGCGGACATCCTTGAGGATGCCGGGTTTCAGACCTTGGAAGCCAGCACCGGCGATGAGGCGATAGCCCTGCTGGCAGAGAAGCACGCCACGATCGCCCTGCTATTTACCGATGTGCAAATGCCGGGCTCCCGTGACGGCTATGCCGTCGCGCGTGAGACCGCCGACCTTTGGTCGCACATCTCGATCGTCGTGGCCTCCGGGCGGGCCTACCCCGCTCCTGGCGACATGCCGGACGGTGCTGTGTTTATCAACAAGCCCTTCTCGGCCAAGGTGGTCCGCGCGCACCTCAACGAGATCCTGCCGGATGGGCAGAAGCCCCAGCTGCTACGTGAAGATTGA
- a CDS encoding EAL domain-containing protein: protein MQAILTCITQNHDEKILFLAAVVCAIGIYASSAIALHAARSEGLARRHWALASIVASGCTAWATHMIALLAFKPGMAAGFEPLLTALSLLLVITGIGAGVWLSLGERRRTRRFAAGVILGLGITILHYVGQASYRVTGQVAWDMRLVSSSIVVSLLLSGAALVAAGERGRLWRRSTAPLLLASITILHLGGMTALTLAYDPRIPLPVTAIAPSTIAPIIATVSIGLLMLAVLGLRMTLNARAQLRRDRERLRELASLALEGLAVCEDGTITTANRSLELLSGLSQVELIGCSIARLLPGLVLAELPEQEERDAELIDAGGQGVPVRVLRKDIAIGHKRQTVVAFRDQRERLRSEARLRTLAFTDVVTGLANRARFGDVLMHHATALQGRDGTGIAVLMLDLDRFKAVNDTLGHGMGDALLRKVATRLQSIVGEADVVARFGGDEFAVLLLGVTQDGHSRNVAARIVEAIGRPFLLDGQLVHVGASVGIATTLAGASGPEELLRNADLALYKAKEEGRGTFRMFEPAMAERMQARSRMEADLRRALSAGEFELHFQPLVDVRTGAVTAAEALVRWRHPEQGLVSPADFIPLAEETGLIVPLGAWVLRTACLQAKSWPQTIKVAVNLSPVQFRDDRLPEAVAETLRATGLEADRLELEITEGVLLDDEERTMAMLTRLRTIGVGLAMDDFGTGYSSLSYLRRFPFSKIKIDRSFVRLLPDDAESAAIIRAIITMGAGLGMVTTVEGVETAEQYAFVAAERCGQVQGYHVSRPLPGPTFLGYVTGMEAAA from the coding sequence ATGCAAGCAATATTAACGTGCATTACCCAGAACCATGACGAGAAAATTTTGTTTCTCGCCGCGGTCGTCTGCGCGATCGGCATATACGCCTCGTCAGCAATCGCGTTGCATGCTGCCCGATCCGAGGGTCTAGCGCGACGTCACTGGGCCCTCGCCAGCATTGTCGCTTCTGGCTGTACCGCGTGGGCGACACACATGATCGCCCTGCTCGCGTTCAAGCCTGGCATGGCAGCCGGCTTCGAGCCTCTTCTCACCGCCCTATCCCTCCTTCTGGTGATTACCGGCATCGGCGCTGGTGTCTGGCTCTCTCTCGGTGAGCGCCGCCGGACGCGCCGTTTCGCTGCCGGCGTGATCCTCGGGCTCGGCATCACAATCCTGCACTATGTCGGGCAGGCCTCCTATCGAGTGACCGGACAGGTTGCGTGGGACATGCGCCTCGTCTCCAGCTCAATCGTGGTCAGCCTGCTCCTGTCCGGGGCAGCACTGGTGGCCGCCGGGGAGCGAGGCCGCCTTTGGCGCCGCAGCACCGCACCGCTGCTGCTTGCGTCGATCACCATCCTGCATCTCGGCGGGATGACGGCGTTGACCTTGGCTTACGATCCGCGGATCCCACTGCCGGTCACCGCGATCGCCCCCTCGACTATTGCCCCGATCATCGCGACCGTTTCGATCGGGCTGCTGATGCTCGCCGTCCTCGGCCTGCGCATGACCCTGAATGCGCGGGCTCAGCTACGCCGGGACCGTGAGCGTTTGCGCGAACTCGCCAGTCTCGCACTCGAAGGGCTCGCGGTCTGCGAGGACGGCACGATCACCACCGCCAATCGCAGCCTCGAGCTTCTGTCGGGCCTGTCCCAGGTGGAGCTGATCGGCTGCAGCATCGCCCGCTTGCTGCCGGGCCTTGTCCTCGCCGAGTTGCCGGAGCAGGAGGAGCGGGATGCAGAGCTGATTGATGCGGGCGGCCAGGGCGTACCTGTCCGGGTCCTGCGTAAGGACATCGCAATTGGCCACAAGCGCCAGACCGTCGTCGCCTTCCGCGACCAGCGCGAGCGCCTGCGCTCGGAGGCGCGGCTGCGGACCCTAGCCTTCACGGATGTTGTGACGGGTCTGGCCAACCGGGCGCGGTTCGGCGACGTGCTAATGCACCACGCCACGGCCCTTCAGGGGCGGGACGGCACGGGCATTGCCGTGCTGATGCTCGACCTCGACCGGTTCAAGGCCGTCAACGACACGCTGGGACACGGGATGGGGGATGCGCTCCTACGCAAGGTCGCGACCCGCTTGCAATCGATCGTTGGCGAGGCGGATGTCGTTGCCCGCTTCGGCGGCGACGAGTTCGCCGTGCTGCTGCTCGGGGTTACGCAGGACGGCCATTCCCGGAATGTGGCCGCGCGCATCGTCGAAGCGATCGGCCGCCCCTTCCTCCTCGACGGGCAGCTCGTCCATGTCGGTGCCAGCGTTGGCATCGCGACCACGCTCGCGGGCGCGAGCGGACCCGAAGAGCTGCTGCGCAACGCCGATCTCGCCCTCTACAAGGCCAAGGAAGAGGGGCGGGGCACCTTCCGGATGTTCGAGCCAGCCATGGCGGAGCGGATGCAGGCCCGCAGCCGGATGGAGGCCGACCTGCGCCGGGCCCTGAGCGCCGGCGAATTCGAGCTGCACTTCCAGCCCCTCGTCGATGTTCGGACCGGGGCGGTGACGGCAGCCGAGGCACTGGTTCGCTGGCGCCACCCCGAGCAGGGCCTGGTCTCACCGGCGGACTTTATCCCCCTCGCCGAGGAGACCGGGCTCATCGTCCCGCTCGGCGCCTGGGTGCTGCGCACGGCTTGCCTCCAGGCCAAGTCTTGGCCGCAGACGATCAAGGTTGCCGTGAACCTGTCCCCGGTGCAATTCCGCGACGATCGGCTGCCCGAGGCGGTGGCCGAGACCCTGCGGGCGACAGGCCTGGAGGCCGACCGGCTCGAACTCGAGATCACCGAGGGGGTCCTGCTCGATGATGAGGAGCGCACGATGGCAATGCTGACCCGGCTCCGGACCATCGGCGTCGGCCTCGCGATGGACGATTTCGGGACGGGTTACTCCTCGCTCAGCTACCTGCGCCGGTTCCCCTTCTCGAAGATCAAGATCGACCGCTCCTTCGTCCGTCTTCTGCCCGACGATGCGGAGAGTGCCGCGATCATCCGGGCTATCATCACCATGGGGGCGGGCCTCGGCATGGTGACGACGGTGGAGGGAGTGGAGACCGCAGAGCAGTACGCCTTCGTAGCGGCCGAGCGCTGCGGGCAGGTGCAAGGCTACCACGTGAGCCGACCGCTCCCCGGCCCAACGTTCCTAGGCTACGTAACTGGTATGGAGGCAGCAGCCTGA
- a CDS encoding EAL domain-containing protein produces the protein MSGIPCRERLEEERLNALQTLNLLDTPPSESFDRITRMASQIFNLPIAAVSLTDRDRQWFKSRVGVDHHSIPRDKAPCAQVAESSDVLVIPDFAQDACYAESLLGRSGIRFYAGAPLVTREGYGLGALCVLGTEPRTIAAFEMTALKDLAAIVMAQIELQHAFGRVDPLSGLPTRNQFLDDLADLAAEHPHETRLAVLVDLARPEQISAYSRVMGPDRVDDLVRDAARELRRLVGMDRRVYHTAATQFAFLAAPDVEQDDYFHRLTDGHRSARQRSMTGMLLTSAIGVSVFKPSEMAPQDVLRSLYSAVQDARASSDLVGVYSSAADEAYKRRYRLLQDFGPALRADNQLRLVFQPRIDLSTGRCVGAEALLRWDHPCLGPVAPGEFVPVIEHSPNAQAMTAFVLDRAVAQARRWQEDGHRLVMSVNVSAANLHEATFSGSVEAALRRHGLAPERLELEVTESAIMQDAEQARRQLEALAAAGIRLAIDDFGTGYSSLAYLQNIPAHVVKIDQSFVRKLGDGEREQSLVRSMISLSHELGYRVVAEGIETAAAADQLRGMACDEAQGYHFARPLEISTFASWLREHQQDTSHEAALAG, from the coding sequence ATGTCTGGAATCCCTTGCCGCGAGCGTCTCGAAGAAGAGCGTTTGAATGCTCTTCAGACCCTCAACCTCCTCGACACGCCGCCGAGCGAGAGCTTTGACCGCATCACGCGGATGGCCAGCCAGATCTTCAACCTGCCCATCGCCGCGGTATCGCTGACAGATCGTGATCGGCAATGGTTCAAGTCGCGTGTCGGCGTCGACCACCATTCCATCCCACGCGACAAGGCGCCATGCGCGCAGGTGGCCGAGAGCTCCGACGTTCTGGTCATCCCCGATTTCGCGCAGGATGCCTGCTACGCCGAAAGCTTGCTCGGTCGCTCCGGCATCCGCTTCTATGCCGGCGCGCCGCTGGTCACACGCGAGGGCTACGGTCTCGGTGCCCTGTGCGTGCTGGGAACCGAACCGCGCACGATCGCCGCCTTCGAGATGACCGCCCTTAAGGATCTAGCCGCCATTGTCATGGCGCAAATCGAGTTGCAGCACGCTTTCGGCCGGGTTGACCCCTTGAGTGGGTTGCCCACCCGGAACCAGTTCCTGGACGACTTGGCCGATCTTGCAGCCGAGCATCCGCACGAGACGAGGCTCGCCGTGCTCGTAGATCTCGCTCGACCCGAGCAGATCAGCGCTTACTCCCGCGTCATGGGCCCAGATCGCGTCGACGATCTGGTGCGAGATGCCGCCCGGGAATTGCGGCGGCTCGTAGGCATGGATCGTAGGGTCTACCACACGGCGGCCACGCAGTTCGCCTTCCTGGCAGCCCCGGACGTCGAGCAGGACGACTACTTTCATCGACTGACCGACGGGCATCGCTCGGCACGCCAGCGTTCGATGACCGGCATGCTCCTGACCAGTGCCATCGGTGTGAGCGTGTTCAAGCCATCCGAGATGGCACCGCAGGACGTGCTGCGCTCCCTCTACAGCGCGGTCCAGGACGCGCGCGCGTCGTCTGATCTCGTCGGCGTCTACTCGTCCGCGGCCGACGAAGCCTACAAGCGCCGGTACCGGCTGCTCCAGGATTTTGGTCCTGCCCTCCGGGCTGACAACCAGTTGCGCCTCGTCTTCCAGCCGCGCATCGACTTGTCTACGGGGCGATGCGTCGGGGCGGAGGCGCTACTTCGCTGGGACCATCCGTGCCTGGGTCCTGTAGCCCCCGGCGAGTTCGTGCCCGTCATCGAACACTCGCCCAATGCACAAGCCATGACCGCTTTCGTCCTGGACCGAGCGGTCGCACAGGCACGCCGCTGGCAAGAAGACGGGCACAGGCTTGTCATGTCGGTCAACGTCTCGGCTGCCAATCTCCACGAGGCGACCTTCAGCGGCTCGGTCGAGGCCGCTCTCCGGCGCCACGGCCTTGCTCCGGAGCGGCTGGAACTAGAGGTGACCGAGAGTGCGATCATGCAGGATGCCGAACAGGCGCGGCGTCAGCTAGAAGCGCTTGCCGCAGCGGGAATTCGTTTGGCCATCGACGATTTTGGCACCGGCTACAGCAGCCTCGCCTATCTCCAAAACATCCCGGCTCACGTCGTGAAGATCGACCAGAGTTTCGTGCGCAAGCTTGGGGACGGTGAGCGGGAGCAGTCGCTGGTCCGCTCGATGATCAGCCTCTCGCACGAACTCGGCTACCGGGTGGTCGCGGAGGGCATCGAGACAGCCGCGGCAGCCGACCAGCTCCGGGGAATGGCCTGCGACGAAGCGCAGGGCTATCACTTCGCCCGCCCGCTGGAGATCAGCACGTTCGCGTCCTGGCTCCGGGAACATCAACAGGACACCTCGCACGAGGCGGCGCTTGCCGGCTGA
- a CDS encoding helix-hairpin-helix domain-containing protein yields MIDLNAATAEELDSVPVLKGHGFEIVRYRAERGRFTSLRQLDEVPGLSGKTEGVAEQVTVGRPSSP; encoded by the coding sequence GTGATCGACCTGAACGCAGCCACCGCCGAGGAGCTGGACAGCGTGCCGGTGCTCAAAGGTCACGGGTTCGAGATCGTGCGCTACCGCGCGGAGCGCGGGCGGTTCACCAGCCTGCGGCAGCTCGACGAGGTACCAGGCTTGAGCGGCAAGACTGAGGGTGTCGCGGAACAGGTGACGGTCGGCCGCCCGAGCAGCCCCTAA